Within the Camelus dromedarius isolate mCamDro1 chromosome 2, mCamDro1.pat, whole genome shotgun sequence genome, the region GAGATGACTTTACTAGATGTAGTCAgagtttctaattattttaatttgtatatgcatataaacatcaaaatatttaggctttatgtatattaatattaatagctATTTTACCTCTTTCCATAAAATTACATGTGGATATAATTCTAAAGTAGTTTTTTATAACCTaagctagtttttaaaaaatatcattatttttaatattcattactgactttatattctgaaaaaaaatcttgtctagctatatatatattaactttaaataacttaaaaaataaacaatacattATATATACCAAAATAGCCCCATTTTAAAGCCATGTAAGTGAAAAAGTTGAGTTTTCAAGAATAAACTAGATCCTCTAAaggtatttttttcataattttaatattaagcaTATCGTCTTTTCTGGCTATGccaaatatatacacaccacTCTTGGTAATTTATGTCAGAAGTACTCATTATGAAAAAATGGGTTggttcatttctctgttttcacttGTTCTGCAAtggaaaatttattctaaatctaaataaatttgcTCCCAAAAGATCTCCCCAAAGGAGACAGCATAACCAAAAAACGTAATGATACACAAGATACCCAGTGCATGCAACCTCGTAGTTTCTAATAGTGGTAGAAAGTAACCTTCAAGATTATCATAATCCATTTGGACTTACAGACAGCTATCACACAAAATTAACACACTAAAGGAAGAAAGTCATTTGAGAAACTTATCCTTGCTAGAATACCTTCGCCAAAATTCCCATAGGAAATAAAGCCATGCAGCCATAAAGAACAGAGGGCACTTGGTACCCAGCACTGACCTTAAAGTGCACACATTTAGCACTGCTCTGAACTCAAAGTAAACTCTAACAAGTTGAAGAGCTCACAATTTCTTTACTCATTAAAGGGCACGCTATCATCCACAGCTGGAAGAATTTCTTCTAAAAAGAACGTCTTGATGGAGGCAAGACCAGAGCTATTTCCAGCGCCTAGCTCTGCTTTCTGCTGCTGTGAGTTATTAGCAGTAGTTTGGCTAAAACAATAAGAACAGAGAGACTGGCCCACTTAGAGAACTAGATTCAGATGTTTTTGCACTTATGTTAGTCagaattatgtttaaaaattaagtgaacaTAAAGTCTGCAGGAAATAGAGATTCTGTAACTCACAAGTAACAAGGGGAAATCAGTCGACTAAAAAGTGAATGTCTTTCCAAAGCCAGTGCAAGAGGTAAAGAGGGGCTCAAGCCTTTTGGAAATTTGACTCTTTTACAGGTTTTGATCCAGCCACTTGATGTAACTATTCCTAGTCCGAATTCCCACTGAGAAGTTGGTGGGCCAGCTGGTGAAAATCATGCACCCATGGAAGCCATCCTCAAAGTGATCAAGGGTCACCTCCACACCTGCGCTCTCCAAACGCTTGGCATACATGATTCCATCATCTCTTAGGACATCATGCTCACAGGTCAGAATATAGGTCTTTGGGAGGTGCTGTAGGACTTCCTGTTCTGCGATGAGTGGGGCCGAACGGGCATCCAGCAGCTGAGGGATCTCCTGGACAATCCTGGCGTTGCCGGTGGTCTGCACGACAGGCTTGTAGTTCTTTGTGATGGAAGCGGGCAAGAGAGATGTCCAGTTTAGACGGGCCCTGAGGGCAGCAGCCTCTTCCACATCAAGTGAAGTGTGATTGTTAACTATCATTGCCTGGACAAAATCATAGTTGCCCTTGAAGTAGTCCACCCAGTACTTGACCATGACATAGCGGGGTAGGATTGGGGTGTTCATGTTTTGCTGATAAGAGGGTGTGTTAAAATCTAGTGCTTGAAGAACTGGGTAAATTAAAGCTTGCACTTTGAGCTTGTTTTTTAGGTGGTCATCTTGATTAAACTGAGGAAGAAAAGCagacatattatttcattttgaatgGCTCCTTTCACAGAAACCATATCTTATAAAGTAGTCTAATGCTTTACTTGGAATCAAAGAGGCACTTAAGGGTTACATTTTTAACAGGCATGGTATTAAGTAATGTAGTTTAAGAAAATAAGTCCCCATtgccaccaccactaccaccctTCAAGTTGCTGGGTATTTTCTAAGAAAGGTGTGATGTTTGTGACTCATTGTTTTGAgtgaacactttatttttttaataacaatttttattatCTTCAACATGCCACCAGACCATTCTTGGGCTATATATACTTTTTGataccattttcctttttaacggagacactgggaattgaacccaggacctgctgtatgctaagcatgtgctctaccactgagctatttccctacCCTTTTGAGTCAACACTTTAAAGGCACATGATCTCTTAGGTCTTTAAAACCCCATCAGCACTTTACTTGTATCTATCCTTTAGCATAATACACAGATCTTGTTGGGTATTATGGACGGATAATGTGTGAACCTTATTTAGTTTTGTATTCCCTAGCACAAAAGGGCAATGGCTAACTAGGGAGAAAAAACTAGTCTGATTCTTCCAGAGGAGAGGAGTAGGAAAAGCTAAATGAACAGATGATGGGACTCCACAGTGTTTTAATAGG harbors:
- the NCEH1 gene encoding neutral cholesterol ester hydrolase 1 isoform X2, with product MSNLIHYLGLSHHLLALNFIIVSFGKKSAWSSTQVKVTDTDFDGVEVRVFEGPPKPEEPLKRSVVYIHGGGWALASAKIRYYDELCTAMAEELNAVIVSIEYRLVPTVYFPAQIHDVVRATKYFLQPEVLHKYSVDPGRIGISGDSAGGNLAAALGQQFNQDDHLKNKLKVQALIYPVLQALDFNTPSYQQNMNTPILPRYVMVKYWVDYFKGNYDFVQAMIVNNHTSLDVEEAAALRARLNWTSLLPASITKNYKPVVQTTGNARIVQEIPQLLDARSAPLIAEQEVLQHLPKTYILTCEHDVLRDDGIMYAKRLESAGVEVTLDHFEDGFHGCMIFTSWPTNFSVGIRTRNSYIKWLDQNL
- the NCEH1 gene encoding neutral cholesterol ester hydrolase 1 isoform X1; this encodes MRSSCVLLTALVALAAYYIYIPLPSSVSDPWKLMLLDATFRSAQQVSNLIHYLGLSHHLLALNFIIVSFGKKSAWSSTQVKVTDTDFDGVEVRVFEGPPKPEEPLKRSVVYIHGGGWALASAKIRYYDELCTAMAEELNAVIVSIEYRLVPTVYFPAQIHDVVRATKYFLQPEVLHKYSVDPGRIGISGDSAGGNLAAALGQQFNQDDHLKNKLKVQALIYPVLQALDFNTPSYQQNMNTPILPRYVMVKYWVDYFKGNYDFVQAMIVNNHTSLDVEEAAALRARLNWTSLLPASITKNYKPVVQTTGNARIVQEIPQLLDARSAPLIAEQEVLQHLPKTYILTCEHDVLRDDGIMYAKRLESAGVEVTLDHFEDGFHGCMIFTSWPTNFSVGIRTRNSYIKWLDQNL